GCAGAATTTTGTACAGACCTGTCATCACTTACCAGAATTTTAATATTTGTATTTCTAGGTGCGAGCATAAGTTTACCTCTTCTTAAAAGCTTTGGATTTTACGGACTTCTTTGTGCTTTTGGTTCGGTATTTATTGCAAGACCAATAGGTGTTTTTGCTGCAACAGCAATTCCTCCGGCGAGTTCCCTAAAAGAGCGAATCTATTTTGCACTTGAAGGTCCAAGAGGAGTAGTCCCTGCAGCGCTTGCAGCAATGATATATTCAAGTATTATGCACAATCCGGGTGTAATACCACCAGCAGTAACAAAATATATGCCCCCAGAAATGATTGCAGGTTCAATCCTTGTTGCGACATTCCTTACGATACTTTTAAGCGTTATTGTAGAGGCTTCTTGGGCATACCCCCTTGCAAACAAACTTTTTAAATAATCCGGTGATTTAATGGAGAAACATGGCAATTATGATATTAAAAAGATCTGTGTTATAGGACTGGGCTATATTGGACTTCCCACAGCTTCGATGCTTGCAAATCATGGATACGAAGTTGTTGGTGTTGATGTCAACGAAAAACGAGTAAACCATATCAAAAACGGCGAATTAAAAATTGAAGAACCTGGACTTTTAACACTCGTAAAAGGTGCAATAAATTCAAAGAACTTAAATGTTCAAACTTCTGCAGAAGAAGCAGATGCATTTATCATTTGTGTCCCGACACCGGCACTTGAAAATGAAGATGGATCTAAAAAATGCGACTTGACTTATGTAATGAGTGCAGTTCAGGCCATTATTCCATTTTTAAAAGATGGAAACTTAATAGTAGTTGAAAGTACAATTCCACCGGAAACCACTAAAAAAATTTACGAAACCATTAATAAGAAAATATATGTTGCCCACTGCCCTGAAAGAGTTCTTCCCGGAAAAATTTTAAAAGAACTCGTTGAAAACGACCGTATTATTGGCGGAATAAATAAAAAATCTGCGGAAATGGCAAAAGAAATTTACAAATCATTTGTAGAAGGAAAAATATATATTACCGATTCAAATACTGCGGAAATGGTAAAATTAATGGAAAATACCTACAGGGATATAAATATTGCACTTGCAAATGAATTTGCAAAGATTTGCGATGAAATAGGAGTTAATGTATGGGATGCAATAAAAATTGCAAACAAACACCCTCGTGTAAACATATTAAATCCAGGACCTGGGGTTGGAGGCCACTGTATAAGCATTGACCCGTGGTTTATCGTTGAAAAAACAAATAATGCAAAATTTATACGTGCTGCAAGAGAATTAAACGACAATATGCCTGCTTACGTTTGTAAATCCGTGCTATCAGAATTGAATAAACTTGGAATTGAAAAACCAAAAATATCAATATTTGGTGCAACTTATAAAGGAAACGTGGAAGATACACGAGAAAGTCCTTCCAAAAATGTTATTAAAATGCTTTTAGAAAATGGTGCAACAGTTTCCACATTTGATCCACATGCAGACTGTTTTGAATACCCATTAAGTACGTTAGATGAATGTATTTCAGGTTCAGACTGTATAGTAGTCTTAACTGATCATGACGCATTCAAAAACATTAAAAAAGACGATATTGACGAAATATGTCCAAAACTTAAAAACAAAATCGTGTTCGATACGAAAAATATACTCGAGCATAATTTATGGAAAAAAGCAGGTTTTAAGGTTAAATTACTTGGTAATGGGGCATGGTGAATAAATGGTAAAAATAGGGGTAATTCTTGGGACTAGGCCTGAAATAATTAAAATGTCCCCGATAATTCGGGAACTAAAAAATAAAAATTTTTTTTTGATTCATACAAATCAGCATTATTCTGAAAATATGGATAAGGTCTTTTTTGAAGAACTAAATCTTCCAAAACCAGATTATAATCTAAATATCGGTTCTGGCAACCATGGAGACCAGACTGGAAGAATGTTAATTGAAATTGAAAAGGTTCTTTTAAATGAAAAACCTGATTTTGTACTTGTTCAGGGCGATACTAACACAGTTTTAGCAGGAGCTCTTGCTGCATCAAAATTAAGCATAAAAATTGGGCATGTTGAAGCAGGCCTTCGAAGTTTCGATAGAAAAATGCCTGAAGAAACAAACCGGGTTCTTACAGACCATATTTCAGAACTTTTATTTGCTCCGACAGAAACTGCTGCAAAAAATATTTTAAATGAAGGAATTTCTAGCGAAAAAATACATGTTGTTGGAAACACCGTTGTTGATGCAACTCTTCAAAACTTGGAAATTGCGGAAAAAAATGAAAATATTTGTAAATTTTTATCAGAAATAACAGAAAATAAAAAATATTTTTTATTAACGCTCCATAGGGCTGAAAACACCGATAACTTCGAAATTTTATCTAAACTCGTAGATTCTATAAATGAAGTATCTAAAAAATATGAAAAAAACATTATTTTTCCAATTCATCCGAGAACATATAAAAAATTAAGTGAATTTGGTTTAATCGACAAAATCAAAGACAATTCACTAATAAAAATCATTGAACCTGTAGGCTACCTCGAATTTTTAATTTTAGAAAAAAATGCCGAACTTATAATAACGGACAGCGGTGGACTTCAAGAAGAGGCCTGTATTTTGAATATACCTTGCGTAACACTACGGGAGAATACCGAAAGACCCGAAACACTTTACGTCAATTCAAATATTTTAGCAGGCAGTGATCCAGAAAACATTTTAAATTGTATTGAAAAAATGATAAAATCAAATAGACACTGGAATAATCCATTTGGAGATGGAAATTCTGGAAAACTTATTGTTAATATTGTTTTGGGTGGAAAAAAGAATTAAACTAATTATCTGAACCTATATGTGTAGTATTTTTATATAATATGTTATTCATTGTATAAGTGATATTTATT
This DNA window, taken from Methanococcus maripaludis, encodes the following:
- the wecC gene encoding UDP-N-acetyl-D-mannosamine dehydrogenase, whose translation is MEKHGNYDIKKICVIGLGYIGLPTASMLANHGYEVVGVDVNEKRVNHIKNGELKIEEPGLLTLVKGAINSKNLNVQTSAEEADAFIICVPTPALENEDGSKKCDLTYVMSAVQAIIPFLKDGNLIVVESTIPPETTKKIYETINKKIYVAHCPERVLPGKILKELVENDRIIGGINKKSAEMAKEIYKSFVEGKIYITDSNTAEMVKLMENTYRDINIALANEFAKICDEIGVNVWDAIKIANKHPRVNILNPGPGVGGHCISIDPWFIVEKTNNAKFIRAARELNDNMPAYVCKSVLSELNKLGIEKPKISIFGATYKGNVEDTRESPSKNVIKMLLENGATVSTFDPHADCFEYPLSTLDECISGSDCIVVLTDHDAFKNIKKDDIDEICPKLKNKIVFDTKNILEHNLWKKAGFKVKLLGNGAW
- the wecB gene encoding non-hydrolyzing UDP-N-acetylglucosamine 2-epimerase, with product MVKIGVILGTRPEIIKMSPIIRELKNKNFFLIHTNQHYSENMDKVFFEELNLPKPDYNLNIGSGNHGDQTGRMLIEIEKVLLNEKPDFVLVQGDTNTVLAGALAASKLSIKIGHVEAGLRSFDRKMPEETNRVLTDHISELLFAPTETAAKNILNEGISSEKIHVVGNTVVDATLQNLEIAEKNENICKFLSEITENKKYFLLTLHRAENTDNFEILSKLVDSINEVSKKYEKNIIFPIHPRTYKKLSEFGLIDKIKDNSLIKIIEPVGYLEFLILEKNAELIITDSGGLQEEACILNIPCVTLRENTERPETLYVNSNILAGSDPENILNCIEKMIKSNRHWNNPFGDGNSGKLIVNIVLGGKKN